The genomic window TGGTCCAACTGGTCCCGCATGTGGGTGGACGTGGCCCAAGGCTGGCCGGCATACAGACCCATGGACACCACCACACAGTCTAGATGAAGGTGTGAGGCAGACGTGAGGCAGTGTACACAAGAGTAAAGGTCCACCAGACATCCACCAGGGACAAAATGACTCAGCTGGCCCAACAGAGTGCTGCAGTGCTAGACTGCATGGGGACCAGGGACTAGGACGCAGCACTGAGGACCTGGAGAGGGAGTTAAGAACTCTACTTCCTACCCCCCGGGGACCCACAGGGGACTCTGCTGTCCATCCCCAGGCCTGGGctctgcagggctgggggtgTGGTCAGCACCAAGGCAGCGGCTCAGCAGGAGACCCCCTGAGTCACGACCCCTGGCTGCCTCCTGAGCACATTGGGCAACTAGTGTCCAGGGCTCAGCAGAGACCCCTCCCTGGCAGGAGGTAGGGCACCCACTCCCTGGCAGGCCAGGGAGCATGTGAGGAACCCAGGAGTCCACCAGAGGAGGGCTCAGCAGGCAGGGGCTCAGACCCTCATGACGAGGCCACAGCACGGGCAGGAGTGGCAGTGAAGGTGGCCACAACCAGCTGCAAAGCCGGCCTACAGTttgtccctctctccttcttccagcTTCCCCTCAGGAGAAGGCCCTGGTCTTGGAGGATCCACTCCCCAACGCAGGGCGTGGAGGCGAGCAGAGCACGGTGGGCGGTGACTGCACAGGAACCTGTCCCTTGCTGCGGTCTGGCTGCCCAGTGGCAGGCTGTGTGCCCAGTCGTCAGCCTCTAGTTGGCTCCTGCAGGACCCACTTTGATCCACAAAGGGCCGCCTTAGCAGATCACAGCTGCCTAGAGCAGCCCACCATGGTGAGCTGCCAGGCAGCAGGGAGTCCTggccagcatggcctgacagggGGCAGCCATGAGCAATTCTCCTCTCCACGGTCCCTCCAGCCCCAGCATGGGAGCCCTGCCTGGTCCTGCATCCTCTCGGGTCCCTTCCCAGGTGCTGGTCACCAATACGCACCCCAACCTCTGTCTCAGCCTCTGCTCCTGAGACCCTGGCCTGTGACAGAACATCAGGATCTGTTTCACTCCCCACATGGGTCTGGGGTTTGGACTGCCTCAGTCCAACTTAAACAGCCACAGAGGGCCTATCAGTGATCTTTTGACCACAGGACATAAGCTACTCTCCTGGTTAgaaaagagagcaggagaagatgCTTTGAGGGGACTAGAAAAAGGTCACTGGGTACCTGCTACTGGAGTCACACCAGAAATCAGGGCCTGGGCACTCAGTTCTAAACACATGGGCTACCGGCAAGCGTCAGGGCAGGTATACCTGCGCCCAGCACCGGGCTGGACCAACTCACCCTGCCAATCCACCAGAGGGGGCTGCCCAGGGAAGGAGCTAGGTCTGCCCTGCTCACCACTGGACCCCAGTGCTGGGCGCAGGCTGAGCTGGATACAGACTCCAGCCTTGGGGTGTCGGGGCAGGAGCACCACAGTAGGGTCTGAGAAATGCCCCAAACCTACGGCGAAAGATGAGACAGTTACTGTGGGCTTTGAAGACATCCTCCCCGATGGGGAAGGAGCCACCATGGGGAACAGGTCCTAAGCAGGGGACACAGGCCCGGGTGGTGGAGCTGAGCACCACAGGTTTGGCACCTTCCCCACATCTGTTTCTTGGCCATGTTTAGCAACACAGTCTCTAAGCTAAAAGGAACCAAGTGTGTCCTCACTGTCGGGGGAGCAACGCGGGAACTGGCAAAGGACTAGGGGAGCGGACAGCTCAGGAACAAAGTGGGTGAAGGGAGCTGCTGACAGGAGGGAAGGACAATGATGCTGAGGCTTccggaggagagagaggaagaggcccAGGGGTGCCACCTGGGGAGAGATGGCCCGAGAGGCAGGCAGTGCACGGCATCCGTATTACCTTGTCCCACAGAGactgcagctcctcctgcccccctAAGTCCCAGAACAGGAGGCGAGACTTTCCCACATCGACAGTGCCAACTGGGGGGAGAAGAAAACGGGCGAGGCTGTGGCCTTGATCCCTGACACACCATCTCCCAGCCCTCCAGGGAGAGTAGGCCACTCTGGTGCTCCTCCAGGACCGGCCCACGGAGCTGGAGCAGAGGCCTCACACACAGGGCTCTGCTGCCTGCCTGCTGGCCTGAGAACATCACAGCATCCTCAGGGGTCTGCCCCCCAAACCCACAGCCCTAAAGGACCCCCTTACTGTTTAGACCCACGGTGGTGGTGATTTTGGATAGACTCATGCCCTTATAGTTCTTGTTAAACCGGGTTTTTGACTGCTCCAGGAAGGTCTacggagaaggaaagagaggtgtCAGATAAGGGCTGGAGAAGTTTCCAAGTCTGTTTCCCAAATATCCCCCCTTGGACCCATTCttctaaaacaaagcaaaacagaacagTGTCTTGCGTTTAAAGCAGCGGGTGCCAACTGTCCCGCGGCCTTAAATGGGGTTTGGATCCTGTCTGGGCAGTGGATGTGCAAGTGAAGGAATAAAATCAAAAGGACCAGGGGATGTGGGCACAAGAACGCACCGTCTTCCCGGCATTGTCCAGACCCAGGATGAGGATGCAGTACTCGTCCTTCTGAAACATGTACTTGTACAGGCCCGACAGCAGCGTGTACATCCTGCCCTGGGCACCGCGAGAGACCGGTCACAACGATCCGACGGCGCCCCCTCCCGCCAGCTGCCCACAGTGGTGGACGGCGCCCGCGGCCCAGCCCGCGGCTGCCCAGAGCTGGCCTGGGGCACTCCCGACTCCCCGCGCCGCCCGACCCTCTTCCCCGCAACTCTCCCCATCCCTCCGGGCGTCTCCCTGGCGTCCTCGCTCAGGGGCGTTCTGCCCCCAGAACACAGACCagatctctcctcctcctccccagtcaCCGCCGAGCCTCCCTCCGCTGCCCGCCCGGGCCCCCGAGGCGCTCCCCGGCCGGGTAACCCCGCCCCTCCCACTCCGGCCCGCGAGGAACAGCCGCCCCTGCCCGCCCGGGAAACACGGCGAAAACCCCGGACGCCCGCCTCTGGGAGCGGCGTACGTGTGCGGGGCCTCCCGCCCCGCCCGGACACCGGTCTCCGGGGCCCGCGGgccggccgccgcgacg from Equus asinus isolate D_3611 breed Donkey chromosome 15, EquAss-T2T_v2, whole genome shotgun sequence includes these protein-coding regions:
- the ARFRP1 gene encoding ADP-ribosylation factor-related protein 1 isoform X1, yielding MYTLLSGLYKYMFQKDEYCILILGLDNAGKTTFLEQSKTRFNKNYKGMSLSKITTTVGLNIGTVDVGKSRLLFWDLGGQEELQSLWDKVWGISQTLLWCSCPDTPRLESVSSSACAQHWGPVVSRADLAPSLGSPLWWIGRYYAECHGVIYVIDSTDKERLSESKQAFEKMVTSEALDGVPILVLANKQDIETCLSIPDIKTAFSDCTSKIGRRDCLTQACSALTGKGVREGIEWMVKCVVRNVHRPPRQRDIT